The genome window GCGCGATCAATTGGGGCGATGGCAGTCCGGTGGTGAACCCCGCGCAGGGCTGGAGCCTGAGCCACACCTACAACCAAGGGCTGTGGACCATGACCTACACGGTGAACTACGCCAACGGCTGCACGCGCACGCAGCAGTACCAGGTCTTCCTCGGAACGAATCCAGGCGGCGGCATCAGCACCGATCCCAATACGAACATCTGCACAGGCGCAACGCTGCCCTTCTACATCAACAGCGTGGCCGGCAATTCGCCCGGCACCACCTACATCATCAACTTCGGCGATGGCAACAGCATCACGCTGAACCACCCTCCGCCAGCGTCGGTCAACCACACCTACCTCACCAGCACTTGCGGACTGCCCGGCGGGCAGCTCAACGTCACCTTCACCGCGCAGAACCCCTGCGATCAAACGCAAGGGCAGATCGGTCCCATCCGCGTGAGCGAGACGCCGGTAGCGCAGTTCACGCAGAGCACGGACACGGCCTGCGTGAACACCACGGTCACCTTCACCGACCAGAGCATCGGCCTCACCGCTCCAGGCTGCGCCACCCCGCCGCGCAACATCTGGAGCATCGCGCCATTGGCAGGCTGGACCCTCGCGAGCGGAACGCTCGGCAACGACAATGGCCAGCCGGCGAACCCCGGTCTCTGGACCGATGGCAGCACCAGCATCGGCGTGCAGTTCACCGCGGCCGGCACCTACACCATCACCGACCGCACAGGCAACAGCTGCGGCACGCACACCCTGCAGCGCACGGTTTGCGTGGAAGAGCCGCCTGTACCATCGTTCACCTTGGTGCCAGCCGTGGGTTGTGCGCCGTTCCAGCCGGTGAATGACAACACCAGCACCTTCGGGCAGAACTGCCTGCTCACGCACGAATGGACCTTGAATGGCGTGGCCAGCGCGTGCGGAGGTCCGGCGTGGAGCTTCGCCAGCGGCAACGCGGCCAGCCTTGAGCCGCAGTTCGTGTTCACTGAGCCCGGCACCTACACCGTGCAGTACCGCGCCATCAATTCGTGCAACGTGGCGCCGGTGCAGCAAGTGATCACCGTGAACGCGCCACCGCAGGTGAACCTGAACGCGCTCTCCGGCATCTGCGCAGGTCAATGCGTGAATCCATCGGCCGTGGTGCAGCCATGCGGCGCCGCGATCAGCACCTACGCCTGGACCTTCCCCGGCGGCGCGCCCGCCAATGCGAATACCGCATCGCCGGGACAGGTGTGCTTCGCGAACGCTGGCAACCAGACCATCTCACTCACAGTGACCAATGCGTGCGGCAACGCCACGGTGAACCAGAACCTCGCCATCGGATCGGCACCGCCGCTGCCGGTGGTGGCCAGCAACAGCCCGGTGTGCGCAGGGCAAACGCTTTCATTGAGCGCGGCGCTCATCCCCGGCGCCACATTCCAGTGGACGAATCCGCAAGGCGCCGTGATCAGCAATTCGCCTTCGGTGACGATCAACAACGTGAGCGCGGCGAACGCAGGGGTGTATTCCGTGGTGGCCATCAGCAACGGCTGCACCGGCCCGGCCGCAACGGTGAATGTGCAGGTCATCGCTGCGCCGAACGTGACCGTGGACCCGCCGAGCGCTGCGATCTGCAATGGACAGAGCACCATGCTCACGGCCAATGGCGCAGGGAACTATCAGTGGTTCATCGGCGCCTTGCAGATCGGCACGGGGCCCACGCTCACCACCTCTCCGGCGTTGACCACGATCTACACGGTGAGCGGCGATCTCGGTGGCTGTCCCGGAAGCGCTACGGTGACGGTGACTGTATATCCCTTGCCGCTCGTGAATGCGGGCGCTGACCAGACCTTCTGCGATCAAGCGATCCCCGTGAACCTCGTCGGGAACCCCGCACCCGGGACCTGGAGCGGTGCGGGTGTCACGGCGGGCGGCGTCTTCACGCCCACGCCCGGTCAATTGGGCACGGTCACCTTGACCTACACGCACACCAACGCCAACGGTTGCACCAGTTCGGATCCCGTGGACATCACGGTGCAGCCCGTGCCGGTGTTCGCCGATGCGGGGCCCGATGCCACGATCTGCCAGGGCAACACGCCGGTGCAACTCAATGGATGGAGCCCTGCGGGCGGCACTTGGGTGGGCGCTGGCGCGGGCGGATGGTTCACGCCCAGCAACACGGGCAATTTCAATGTCACCTACAACTATGGAACGGGCACTTGCGCCACCAGCGATCAAGTGGTGGTGAGCGTGGTCCCGGCGACCTTGCTGAACGTGATGCCCGCCTTCGCGCAATGCGCCGATGAAGCCCCGACTGCGCTCGTGGGCAATCCGGCCGGCGGCGCCTGGACGGGCAACGGCGTGAGCGGCCCGCCGTGGCAATTCGATCCCGGTTCAGCGGCACAGGGAACGCACACGCTCACCTACACCTTCAACAATGCGAACGGCTGCGTCTCCTCGGCCACGGTGAGCGCCACGGTGAACCCCTTGCCCAACGTGAACGCCGGGCCCGATGTGGTGCTCTGCGATCAACCCATCCCGTACCAGCTCAGCGGGGCGCCCGCTGGCGGCACTTGGAGCGGCAGCACCATCGCGGTGACGCCCACCGGTGAGATCACCCCCAACGGCGTGGCCACTGACGTGCTCACCTACAGCTTCACGGATGGCAACGGCTGCACGGCCAGCAATCAGCTCACGGTCGATATCCAGCCCATCATCAACCCGGCCTTTGCGGGGAACGACACCAGCGTCTGCGTGAACAGCGGCGCATTGCAGTTGAATGGCTCGCCCATCGGCGGCACCTGGAGCGGTTCTCCGCAAGTGACGGCCGGCGGCTCCTTGAGCACGAACGTGCCGGGCTCGTACACGCTCACCTATTCGTTCGGAACGGCCACGTGCCTCCTGCAGGACCAGATCAACGTGGTGGTGAATGCGCTGCCGGTGGTCGATGCGGGCACCGACATCAGCGTGTGCCTCGATGGCGGCGTGCAGCTGCTCACCGCCGATCCGCCCGGAGGCACCTGGAGCGGGGCAGGCGTGGATGCGGCCGGCAACTTCGACCCGACGCTCGCGCTGCCCGGCGGCAATCCGGTCACCTACGATTACACCGATCCGCTCACGGGCTGCAGCAATAGCGATGGTGCCACGGTCACCGTGCAATCGCTCCCCGTGGCGGGCTTCACCAATGCGCCGGTGGCCTGCGCCAATGTGCCCTTCCAGTTCACCAACACCAGCGCGAACTACAGCGGCTCGGAGTGGGACTTCGGAGATGGCGGCGGCTCGATCGCTGATTCGCCTTTCCATGTGTTCACGGCAACCGGATCCTACGACGTGACGCTCGTGGTGAGCACCGGCGCCAATTGCACCGACACGATCATGAGCACCGTGCTGGTGTGGGACGTGCCCGATGCGGAACCCGTGCTCTCCACCGATAACGGTTGCGGCCCGCTCACGATCGACTTCGACAACAATTCGGTGGGCGATGGCCTGAGCTATTGGTGGGACTTCGGCGGGCTGGGGACAAGCGCCCTTCAATGGCCGCCGCCCTTCACCTTCCCGATGGATCCGCAGGATGCGATCGTCTACCCCGTGACGCTCACCGCCAGCAATGCCTGCGGAATGGATGCGCAGACGATCAATGTCACGGTGATGCCTTCGCCCACTGCGGTCTTCGGCCCGAACGTGGATGAGCACTGCGCCTTCAGCCAGGTGCCCTTCGCGAACGTGAGCTTCGGCCTGCCCGACAGCTTCCAATGGGACTTCGGCGATGGCGCCACGAGCACTTCGGCGGCAACGATCGTCACGCACGCCTACGCGGCCGACACGGTGAACACGCCGTACACGATCACGCTCATCGCCAGCAATGCCTGCGGAAGCGACACCGCGCAGTACACGATCACGGTGCTGCCCAATCAGGTCACCTCCTTCTTCAACCTGGATCCCGTGCAAGGCTGCGCGCCGCTCACTGTGGAGCTCACGCACATCACCGCTGGCGATACCGCGCTGTACTGGACGCTCGGCGATGGCAACGTGAGCATCGCGGCTGACCTTTCGCACACCTACAACCTGCCAGGCACCTACACCGTCACGCTTGAGGCCTTCGGCTGCGGCTATGACAGCTACAGTCAGGAGGTGACGGTGTTCCCCGCGCCTTCGCCCGCGTTCAGCGTGGCGCCTCAGGGCACTTGCGTGGGCGGGGAGTTCACCTTCACGAACACCTCGCCCGGCATCAGCGGCTCGCAGTGGGACTTCGGTGATGGGACCACCAGCACGCTCACCTCACCCACGCACAGCTACGCCACCAGCGGGGTCTTCCCGGTCACGCTCACCGTCACGAGCGCGCTCAATGGATGCACCGCCACCATCGCCCAATTCGTGAATGTGAGCATCACCCCGGTGGCCGCATTCACGCCGATGCCCGACAACGGCTGTATCGACCTCGACGTGGCCTTCACGAACCAGAGCACCGGCGCCAGTTTCTACCAGTGGAGCTTCGGCGATGGCAATACCAGCGGCCTGGCAGAGCCCTTCCACACCTACACGCAGGCAGGCACCTACACGGTGACCATGATCGCCGAGAACGTGAACGGCTGCGCCGATACGGTGAGCCTGAACGTGGTGGCCCATCCGCTGCCGGATGCGCTCTTCACGCTCTCTCAGGCGCAGAGCTGCGTATCGCCGGTCACGATCCAGTCGATCAATGCATCGCAAGGCGCCATCGGGTATTCGTGGGACCTCGGCAATGGCCAGACCTCCTTGCTGAACC of Flavobacteriales bacterium contains these proteins:
- a CDS encoding PKD domain-containing protein; its protein translation is MSFIPKALALAVLGFACSEVWAQPCNLSVNATPNNPQSICEGSSVQLNSNVSNGNAPYTYNWTPIAGLSDPAIANPVASPTTNTVYTLTVTDDDGCTDTDQVTVNVNAAAPAALTSTGPEQITTFNGLTTFSICDPSGSFPFSFTDQTAGGTSRAINWGDGSPVVNPAQGWSLSHTYNQGLWTMTYTVNYANGCTRTQQYQVFLGTNPGGGISTDPNTNICTGATLPFYINSVAGNSPGTTYIINFGDGNSITLNHPPPASVNHTYLTSTCGLPGGQLNVTFTAQNPCDQTQGQIGPIRVSETPVAQFTQSTDTACVNTTVTFTDQSIGLTAPGCATPPRNIWSIAPLAGWTLASGTLGNDNGQPANPGLWTDGSTSIGVQFTAAGTYTITDRTGNSCGTHTLQRTVCVEEPPVPSFTLVPAVGCAPFQPVNDNTSTFGQNCLLTHEWTLNGVASACGGPAWSFASGNAASLEPQFVFTEPGTYTVQYRAINSCNVAPVQQVITVNAPPQVNLNALSGICAGQCVNPSAVVQPCGAAISTYAWTFPGGAPANANTASPGQVCFANAGNQTISLTVTNACGNATVNQNLAIGSAPPLPVVASNSPVCAGQTLSLSAALIPGATFQWTNPQGAVISNSPSVTINNVSAANAGVYSVVAISNGCTGPAATVNVQVIAAPNVTVDPPSAAICNGQSTMLTANGAGNYQWFIGALQIGTGPTLTTSPALTTIYTVSGDLGGCPGSATVTVTVYPLPLVNAGADQTFCDQAIPVNLVGNPAPGTWSGAGVTAGGVFTPTPGQLGTVTLTYTHTNANGCTSSDPVDITVQPVPVFADAGPDATICQGNTPVQLNGWSPAGGTWVGAGAGGWFTPSNTGNFNVTYNYGTGTCATSDQVVVSVVPATLLNVMPAFAQCADEAPTALVGNPAGGAWTGNGVSGPPWQFDPGSAAQGTHTLTYTFNNANGCVSSATVSATVNPLPNVNAGPDVVLCDQPIPYQLSGAPAGGTWSGSTIAVTPTGEITPNGVATDVLTYSFTDGNGCTASNQLTVDIQPIINPAFAGNDTSVCVNSGALQLNGSPIGGTWSGSPQVTAGGSLSTNVPGSYTLTYSFGTATCLLQDQINVVVNALPVVDAGTDISVCLDGGVQLLTADPPGGTWSGAGVDAAGNFDPTLALPGGNPVTYDYTDPLTGCSNSDGATVTVQSLPVAGFTNAPVACANVPFQFTNTSANYSGSEWDFGDGGGSIADSPFHVFTATGSYDVTLVVSTGANCTDTIMSTVLVWDVPDAEPVLSTDNGCGPLTIDFDNNSVGDGLSYWWDFGGLGTSALQWPPPFTFPMDPQDAIVYPVTLTASNACGMDAQTINVTVMPSPTAVFGPNVDEHCAFSQVPFANVSFGLPDSFQWDFGDGATSTSAATIVTHAYAADTVNTPYTITLIASNACGSDTAQYTITVLPNQVTSFFNLDPVQGCAPLTVELTHITAGDTALYWTLGDGNVSIAADLSHTYNLPGTYTVTLEAFGCGYDSYSQEVTVFPAPSPAFSVAPQGTCVGGEFTFTNTSPGISGSQWDFGDGTTSTLTSPTHSYATSGVFPVTLTVTSALNGCTATIAQFVNVSITPVAAFTPMPDNGCIDLDVAFTNQSTGASFYQWSFGDGNTSGLAEPFHTYTQAGTYTVTMIAENVNGCADTVSLNVVAHPLPDALFTLSQAQSCVSPVTIQSINASQGAIGYSWDLGNGQTSLLNQPAITFDAPGTYTVTLTALNQYGCTDTHAVDFTVHPTPEAAFTAQPQPACEGRPIEFVNQSLNASSFRWRFGDGSQSNADAPLHSYAQPGQYTVTLIATGAGGCTDTLIAVNAITVNPTPIADFTGDTLVSVRNAIQFSNLSQGAVLYTWDFGDGEGSDETHPLHLFPADGGLFTVCLVAVNEFTCPDTICKIQPVGSDPMIFVPNTFTPNNDDRNEVFRPIIAGYEGWRYKLTIFDRWGLAIWSTEDRNVGWDGRKDGAEPVIDVYVWKVIVERDGDARDFIGHVTLLR